In the genome of Juglans microcarpa x Juglans regia isolate MS1-56 chromosome 6S, Jm3101_v1.0, whole genome shotgun sequence, the window TCTGCAATGCATTTGGCGGAGCATCTGGTGATGGATCAGTATGTTTTGGTGGTCAACCTGTTACACTAAATAACACTGGAACTCCTAGCCCCCCACATGGTTTGTGCCTTGAGAAAATAGGGAATGGATCTTACCTCAACATGGTTGCTCATCCTGATGGGTCAAATCGGGCATTTTTCAGTAACCAACCAGGTAAGATTTGGATGGCAACTATTCCAAGACAGGGAGCGGGAGGAGCATTGGAGCTTGATGAATCAAATCCTTTTGTAGATCTAACTGATGAAGTATATTTTGATACTATATTTGGGATGATGGGTATGGCATTTCATCCAAACTTTTCACAAAATGGGAGATTCTTTGCGTCATTCACTTGTGATAAAGTTAGGTGGCAAGGATGTACAGGAAGATGTTCATGTAACTCAGATGTCAACTGTGATCCTTCAAAACTAGGTCCTGATAATGGTGCCCAACCATGCCAGCATCAAATTGTTGTTGCAGAGTATACCGTTAATGGTACCTCATCCCAGCCTTCTTTGGTATAAAGCTCTACACTCAAAAGATTTCAGTTGTTGATTAAAAACAGATGATTCTCACTGGCTCTTCATATTTTTCCAGGCAACAAGTGCCAAACCAACAGAAGTGCGAAGGATATTTACAATGGGGCTTCCATTTACATCTCATCATGGAGGGCAGATACTCTTTGGACCTGCAGATGGGTATTTGTACATCATGACAGGAGATGGTGGTGGTAAAGGTGATCCTTACAATTTCGCTCAAAACAAGAAATCATTGCTTGGAAAGATTATGAGGCTTGACGTGAATAACATACCCAGTGAGTATCAGCATTgaatgtttgtttgtttattttgtaattGATTTGTGTTTCTAAAACCAGTCTGCTGCTTGTTTATATCTTTCTCCCTtcagatatttatatatacccTTTTTGCTCTGATATTGATCCACTTTAtgactaaggcctcgtttagttacacaaaccatctcatcattacaacttttccaaactctcacacaaaatacaataaacaattcaactttttcaaatcccaaaacaaaaataatattaaaaatatatattttaacaatattttactcaactttcatctcatctcatctcatctgcgtaaccaaatgaggcctaagaaGTCAATGATCCCCCCAAATTTGTTTGTCCTTCCTATGAACTAGAAGTACTGTAGTTAAAGACCTGTCTGCTCTCATGCCATCATGTCAATCAATTAGAAAGGGGGAGGATATGGAAAGAAAATATTCGAAATATGGAAATAAAACTACGTGTGGTGATTGTATTAGTggcattttcctttctttgtgAAGTAGCATGAATAAGGAGCTGGTTTACTTGCATAATTCTTGTAGTTCCCAGTTCTTTTTCTCACCCAATCCTTGTAATTTGTCTTTCCAGGTACAGAAGAAATTGATAAACTTGGTCTTTGGGGAAACTATTCTATCCCCAGTGGTAATCCTTATAAGGAAGATACAGGATTGCAGCCTGAAATATGGGCTTATGGATTAAGAAATCCTTGGCGCTGTAGTTTTGATTCAGAAAGGCCTTCCTACTTCATGTGTGGAGATGTTGGGGAGGTTTGAGATATTTCTATCTTTCAATGCTCTTTGATGGAAATTTATTGTGCTACTGTTGTTGACCTGAATGGCCTGTTAAGTGAACCAAAAGTGCCTCTGTTTCAAGAGTATTTTTCCCCCAACTATCCTCGGAAGCCCTGAAAAGAAAACAGACTAAAATTTCTTCTTACATGTTCAGCTATATGTTATATGACAATCATTCCTCAGTTAATCTTGTAAGAAACATAACAAACGATTGCATCTTTTGGAGACCTCTTTAGATTATTCTTGTcactcaaaatattaaaagctCTTTTTACCGGAGTTAATTTGATCAATATGCAGTAAAGAAACTATTGCAGTCCAGGAAAAGTAGCTTACGtatagaaaaaaaggaaaagtagcTTACGTATAGAAAATCCCTTGCTTGACCTTTCATGCTACCAGTTGAAATTTGCTAATTCTATTATTTTGAAAGTGCAGCTCCCTCCTCCCCCTTGCTCCCCATACACGGTAcactcaaaaaaggaaaaaggactGCAGTAACTCTGAGAAGAAATGGACAGCTTCTAATTCCAAATTCAATATTGTCCATTATTCGAGTTAGCATCTGGTAggcttttcaatttaaaatctagGAATAGGGGTGAAACGATTGAAGAAAATTTTCAGTTTTACAAAGCATCTGGTAGGcttccttcacaagaaaaatgGTAGTAACTGGCCTTGTCTGAAAAATACTTGAACATATCTTGACTACCTTGAGTAGATTACTTACTGCCTTGGATTAAATAGCTTGGTCTTGTTTATCACTGACTTCAAATGATGAAGATCTCAACTAATTCTTACCTTTTTTGAATCCTCCTCTACTGGGTGTTTCGGTGCTCATTAAATTTGTGATAAATTGTGTTCTAGCCAGATGAACCCATCTATTGTGTATAGTCTTAAGTGCATTTTAGATTTCAAGGACCTCCATTTTATTTCTGCTAAGGTGGTTATGCCTATGCATCATTGTTTAGTTCTTAATTTTCCAGTATCTTTGTTTAATGTTTAATTTGCTGGTTCAAAAGCCTGAATGTACCGCTAGTTTCTGAACAACatgtgatattttctttttcctacaGAATACATATGAAGAGGTGGATATCATCACCAAGAATGGAAACTATGGCTGGCGTGTTTATGAGGGCCCAGATTCGTTTTCTCCTCCTGATTCACCTAGCAGAAATACGTCTCCAAATTCCATAAGCCCAATTCTTCCAGTGATGGGATACTACCATTCTGATGTAAATAAGAAGGAAGGATCTGCATCAATCACAGCAGGCTATTTCTATCGGTCTATGTCTGATCCTTGCATGTATGGAaggtaatgttttttttataagtagcatGTATGGAAACGTAATTAAGCTTTGCTTATCTTTGTACTACAGTGGATGAGACTTTAGTCATTCTTTCTAGACGTGACAAGTTGAAGAGCCTCTAAAGAGTGATGACATTGTCTAGAAGGAAACAAAATCTATGATTACCAACCATCAAAGATTTTTCTTGGGACTACCATGATGACCTTGGCAATAATCTTGTTCCTTGCTAACAACTCGCTTGATCTCAATTTCCAGGTACTTGTATGCAGATCTGTATGCAACTGCCCTATGGGCTGGCACGGAGACTCCAGAAAACAGTGGCAACTTTACCACTAACAAAATTCCTTTCAGTTGTGCAGCAGACTCTCCTATACCTTGCAGCTCCATTCATGGAAGCTCTCTTCCAACTTTGGGTTATATTTACTCATTCGGCGAAGACAACAGCAAGGATATTTTTACCCTTGCTAGCAGTGGCGTTTACAGAGTTGTTAGTCCTAGTCGTTGTAATTACACTTGCTCAAAGGAAAATGTTACTGTTGTTGTAAGCCCAGGTCCTTCTCCCTCTAAATCTCATGCTAGCCATTTGAGTGACCCCTATAACAGTTTAGTGCTCATGTTCTCAACTTTGTTGTTGCTTTTGCTGGGTTTCCTTTAGTCTATTGCAACATCTTCACATGTAGAAGGCGGGAGAGTTTTATTGCAATGGCATGAGTTTGTACCATGGGGGCCTTTTTCTTACTCTTTCCTTTCTGCAAGAAGActaatcaaataaatttatgcTGTTTTTAGATTTTCACGATCTTGTATGTCGAGTTTTCTTGCATATTTGAATCTTTATAGCTCAATTGCAGAAGTGCAATGTCAAGTGGATCTTTGTTGCAGAGAggtttggataataagttgagttgagatgagagttgaatattgagtaaaatattattagaatataattttttaatattattcttgttttgtgatttgaaaaggttgaattgtttattatattttgtttaaaattttgataaagttgtaatgatgagatgagataagttgagatgagatagtttttgaatccaaacaatacTTAGTGCTATTCGCACAAGAGTATTCGAGTTGGAATATAAATAagtctttatttaaaaaaatatatatatatatttaaaaaattatataaaaaggtTACAAATTCTACGATAAATCTTAACAATTCTATTagtcaaacaaatattttttataaaaaaaattcctattatatttctaataaacgttaacttataaatttttaaacttaaaaaatagatagaaatttaaaattaataaaaaaaaaactaatacataatacaatTACAATGTTTAAATCTCTTATCTTCTTTTTCAGTCCAATCTTTcaatgtatatatctatatattaatacatagaTAAATGCATAAATCATGAGTTCTAATTGGATCATAGATGATTATTAAATTTAAGTTATGACTATATTATAGTGCATTTATAAGTGTATTTTAGCACATGGGATAAGTATAACTTCAGAAAAACTCTATTCCAAGCCGGCGTATAGAGCATATCtagtaaaatatttacatgtcataatttgatttggaagttacattttaaaatttgaatcttacaaatcaaattttacaatttaagtgatatgaaactgacttgataatataataactTATAGCTTTAGCATATAAGatatagaaaattataattacaaccGATCTAAATGACACATTTTTTATATCGCTGACATCACATAATTTGAtggacaaaaaaatttaaaattaaattctctTGCAAATCATGACGTgtcaataatataaaaaatatatgttcacTTTGATTTATAGCTCAATCTTACAGctcatgcattttaattttttttttttttacttaatgattaagaaagtgattattagtgaaattatatatattttttaatttttttaataattaagaatgttaaaaaaatcttgaaagaaaatcaaaagaaaaagaataacaaaTTTATAACTAACGGTACTCTCAGTGGTAAACGTTGGATGGCCCGGTAGCACCATtcatatctactctattataataagtggttatctaactgtgaatagtaacttttgttgtttttccattaatttttattgtttttccgTTAAatcttgttttaccaaaaggtttTTAAAACTCTTGACCATTTGACATGTAACCcctttgtaaaatttaatgaagaatcatgttttaccaaaagacaCTTAATAGCACTACGACGTCTTTTTTTCATACCTTTTTGTTATGATGGTgtactcatttttctttctttttatttcaattgttttaaaatagaaaattaataatattttattattatatagatagTAAATAGATAATAGAATATGGATGCAGACCAAAACTCATACTttgctaaagtttagattttttttaatctttattttctgtctttctttaaccttatattttattttttcagaaaaataagctactgattttttcactttttttttatttaaattattatatcagGTACACCCCTAAACTAATGCACCCGGAGCCATTCCCTAATATgtgtgcgtatatatatatatatatatatatagtttgtattcttcaaaaagataaacaagatcaaacgcaaatggtttattcaGCACAGTTAGACTGTGATGAACCTGGGGggcaacaggagctaccatttCTGAAGCGGTTGGAGATGAAGAGGATTCATCATCCTTGTCAGCCTCATTCTGAATAGGTTGGTCCTTGGAAGAACCAACATCCTTTGCcgaataaaaagcagaagtaacttgagaggacgtagaaagtcctttcagttttaaaataggtttaacaggttgggctgttttaacagaatcttccagaaattgtttgagattttggtctcttcttactggaatttctgacccttcaaaagaagaactagatccagcataagaatttcttcttagccctggagatctgttctgatcaaaagaaattttaacagttccatcaagatactgttgaatgttactaGGATAACTATCAACAGGATTTCGAGGAATAGAGGCAGGGGGAACAGCCTCTTCTAaaatccattcattaggaagaaTAATATCCTTccagaaaatcatttttggaacaGAAACTtccgcatctggggttgaactctggatcagtagagtttttccctggatgggttttgcaatagcacgaggatttaaattcgtttttaaaagacgataataaatcctgtaaatcaaagtgaGAGGTTTACTCCCTGGAAGCATGTCATAACCAGAAgtcaaaatattcaaagttaaacattttgaaatatgatcatcatcaatagcaagagttaaatcagggaaacaattaaaatggactggtccgtTCGTTAAAGacgattggatcattccgagaatacttgtttcaaattgattgaatctggcatccctaAGGCAGAAAAGAACGGATGCATCGATACCTCGCctagttaaaggtttggcagcaatttggacagatccaatatgaatatatctaaatCCTTCCTGGAAAAATTTAGTCATCTGTTCTTTGGGGAACAGGCAACATTTTTCTTGGGATTTGGATATAGCATAAGattgttcaacagtacgcacgcaGTGTTGTGTGTGCAGGGTTTTTTCGAACCAGTTGGTCCGATACAACTTATTAACATTAAGGGTTGGGATCTTCCAAGACCCAAAATTAGAAGACTCAACTGCCTCGAAGGCGCAGTCTTCCTCATTCactatgtcaggcggcatagccgacctggaactaattgttgaattggatctatttatccaactcattttgtcctaggacaacaccgaccgtcgcatctcaggggtctgcgaacttaccactctcggccctcgggtttgtACCACTAACTGCCCTCAACGCCTACCTCGGCTTAACACGGGACTTACCTGGGTAcctgacctacttgtcgaaagatgatcctgaaccaaccgAAGTAGAAACTTCGTCTCAGGGttgtcaaaaaacaaaataagttcaacaaagaagaagcaattcacaacaattagataccagattggctctgataccaagacagcgagaagaaggaaaggaaagaagaaatgaataagcagcaacagcatattcttttctttgattttgttgaaaatatttatgtttcaaacaacactttgaatgttgttaaaactgattttgtcaaggaagaaggcaagatggtagttcagtcaagccatccacctttggagactgttctcatcacccacaagggagttgagatttctgcttcacctttcaaaatctcggaaactgtttccagagatcctgagaaggacaagattctcaaagaaaccaaaaaagttatttcccaaaataactttgtgaatcttgctcttcatacgatcggacaacagttggatcggattgaagaaaaggttgaaaaacctgatcctattcctttggtttcaaaaacagatcaaccaaagaaaataattgaaaaacctttgattattttacctgaaagtcgagccaaaattgattttaaaacaactcaGGCACAGACTTTAgataaaattgatcaaatgcttaaagatctgaaaaaagaacttccttctactagtgctttgtctaacaaagaaatagaagaagaagttttaATGGAATCCACAGATGAGTCTTCTGACGAACACTCctctgaagaaaaggatcttgatttacttgaaaataattttcaagatattgttttaaaacctgaaattgccagattttcttcaaaaggacctcaaccaatgagtctgacgaagaactggtattccaggcctacaccccctgatttacagtttgaagaaaaagtttttcaaagccaatcttcttactctgctgacaaagtttacgagtggaatattgatggtttctccgaacaagagatcatgaataccatgagtaaaatgtctttGATTTCAAATgcttatgttaataata includes:
- the LOC121237679 gene encoding HIPL1 protein-like, which produces MGRVLFSIVLYCSLVLLFEPSFSLPLCSDSTATFTLNTTLKFCPYNGSVCCNSTEDLQLQKQYHAMNISDPSCASVVKSILCARCDPFSAKLFTVDSTPRPVPVLCNSTVSANSSQSNQAATNFCSSVWDTCQNVSFLNSPFAPSLKGQVGVPLDSNASKLTQYWQSETDFCNAFGGASGDGSVCFGGQPVTLNNTGTPSPPHGLCLEKIGNGSYLNMVAHPDGSNRAFFSNQPGKIWMATIPRQGAGGALELDESNPFVDLTDEVYFDTIFGMMGMAFHPNFSQNGRFFASFTCDKVRWQGCTGRCSCNSDVNCDPSKLGPDNGAQPCQHQIVVAEYTVNGTSSQPSLATSAKPTEVRRIFTMGLPFTSHHGGQILFGPADGYLYIMTGDGGGKGDPYNFAQNKKSLLGKIMRLDVNNIPSTEEIDKLGLWGNYSIPSGNPYKEDTGLQPEIWAYGLRNPWRCSFDSERPSYFMCGDVGENTYEEVDIITKNGNYGWRVYEGPDSFSPPDSPSRNTSPNSISPILPVMGYYHSDVNKKEGSASITAGYFYRSMSDPCMYGRYLYADLYATALWAGTETPENSGNFTTNKIPFSCAADSPIPCSSIHGSSLPTLGYIYSFGEDNSKDIFTLASSGVYRVVSPSRCNYTCSKENVTVVVSPGPSPSKSHASHLSDPYNSLVLMFSTLLLLLLGFL